In Streptomyces sp. NBC_00483, a single window of DNA contains:
- a CDS encoding NAD(P)-dependent alcohol dehydrogenase → MKVSVLLSRGAAPSALVEAELDGPRPHEVLVGIEAVGLCHTDLATRKALGDRPAVLGHEGCGVVERLGSGVAGLEVGDRVVLSFAHCGRCGQCRSGHPAYCDLATTLNNSGRRADGTPTIRVDGVPVFGSFFGQSSFATAALVDARSCVPVGDVPPWVAAPLGCGFLTGAGAVLNVLRPGPGDRILVVGAGAVGSAAVLTALSEGAEAVVAEPVAARRELASRYGALAVPSLDDPLPSVTHVLDTTGRPELLTRALSLLQPRGTLAVVGLGPATAEIDVRDLMLRGLQLRGCVEGDAEPAQLVPELIGRYEKGRLPLDELVTTYGLGEFDRAVAEQREGKVLKAVLIPGS, encoded by the coding sequence ATGAAGGTCTCGGTACTGCTCTCGCGCGGCGCCGCGCCCAGCGCACTCGTCGAGGCCGAACTCGACGGCCCACGTCCGCACGAGGTACTCGTCGGGATCGAGGCGGTCGGCCTCTGTCACACCGACCTCGCCACCCGGAAGGCGCTCGGCGACCGCCCGGCGGTGCTCGGCCACGAGGGCTGCGGTGTCGTGGAGCGCCTCGGGTCGGGGGTCGCCGGCCTGGAGGTGGGGGACCGGGTCGTGCTGTCGTTCGCGCACTGTGGCCGCTGCGGCCAGTGTCGGTCAGGACACCCGGCCTACTGCGACCTCGCGACCACCCTCAACAACTCGGGACGGCGCGCGGACGGAACACCGACGATCCGCGTGGACGGTGTCCCGGTCTTCGGCTCCTTCTTCGGCCAGTCGTCCTTCGCCACGGCCGCGCTCGTCGACGCCCGTTCCTGCGTGCCGGTCGGCGACGTACCGCCGTGGGTCGCCGCCCCGCTGGGCTGCGGATTCCTGACCGGCGCGGGCGCGGTCCTCAACGTCCTGCGGCCGGGGCCCGGCGACCGGATCCTGGTGGTCGGGGCGGGCGCGGTCGGCAGCGCGGCCGTGCTGACCGCGCTGTCCGAGGGGGCGGAGGCCGTGGTCGCGGAGCCGGTGGCCGCGCGCCGCGAACTGGCAAGCCGGTACGGCGCGTTGGCGGTGCCCTCACTGGACGACCCGCTCCCCTCGGTGACCCACGTCCTCGACACCACCGGCCGTCCGGAGCTCTTGACCCGCGCCCTGTCGCTGCTCCAGCCACGCGGCACGCTCGCCGTGGTCGGCCTCGGGCCCGCGACGGCCGAGATCGACGTGCGGGACCTGATGCTGCGCGGGCTCCAACTCCGGGGCTGCGTCGAGGGGGACGCGGAACCGGCGCAGCTCGTACCGGAGTTGATCGGGCGCTACGAGAAGGGGCGGCTGCCGCTGGACGAGCTGGTGACGACGTACGGGCTGGGGGAGTTCGACCGGGCGGTGGCGGAGCAGAGGGAGGGAAAGGTGCTGAAGGCCGTTCTGATTCCGGGGAGTTGA
- a CDS encoding Lrp/AsnC family transcriptional regulator: MPSAPAPMPESIALEAQDSVSPTADMYDDLDETDMALVDALQTSPRAPWSRIGAVLGIDATTAARRWDRLRASGLAWSTAYETWERHGRGQRLCMAFADVAVAPGSLAAATEAACADPRVASVERTTGGGTTGTDGALFLTLSCSGTAALTRFADGPLAGLPGARDVQLSVVLHSYREGADWKVHALDRGQRSRLTSAAADRAAAPQHGAADRALLRALSHDARRPYSDLARDTGTSEATVRRRLARMLASGQVRIRCDVSHLAAGRPVISTYRVAVPSAELDAAGHLVAALPGVRLCMAVTGEANLLVSTWARSLSDAAGFEVRLGSRLAGARILRRDVTLLTAKRMGRLLDDEGRARGHIPVDHHA, encoded by the coding sequence ATGCCGTCCGCCCCCGCACCGATGCCGGAATCCATCGCCCTAGAGGCGCAGGATTCCGTCTCTCCGACTGCCGACATGTACGACGACCTCGACGAGACGGACATGGCGCTCGTCGACGCCCTGCAGACCAGCCCCCGTGCCCCGTGGTCGCGGATCGGCGCGGTCCTCGGCATCGACGCCACCACCGCAGCCCGCCGTTGGGACCGGCTGCGCGCCTCCGGCCTCGCCTGGAGCACCGCGTACGAGACGTGGGAGCGGCACGGGCGGGGGCAGCGCCTGTGCATGGCCTTCGCCGATGTGGCCGTGGCTCCCGGCAGCCTGGCCGCCGCCACGGAAGCGGCGTGCGCGGACCCGCGCGTGGCCAGCGTCGAACGCACCACCGGCGGCGGCACCACCGGCACCGACGGCGCCCTCTTCCTCACCTTGTCCTGCTCCGGTACGGCGGCCCTGACGCGCTTCGCCGACGGCCCGCTCGCCGGTCTTCCGGGCGCGCGCGACGTCCAACTCTCCGTGGTGCTGCACAGTTACCGGGAAGGCGCGGACTGGAAGGTGCACGCGCTCGACCGGGGCCAGCGCTCCCGCCTGACGTCCGCCGCGGCGGATCGGGCGGCGGCCCCGCAGCACGGCGCCGCCGACCGTGCGCTGCTCCGCGCCCTGTCCCACGACGCCCGCCGCCCCTACAGCGACCTTGCCCGGGACACCGGCACCAGCGAGGCGACGGTCCGCCGCCGGCTTGCCCGGATGCTGGCCTCGGGCCAGGTCAGAATCCGCTGCGACGTGTCCCATCTGGCGGCGGGCCGACCGGTCATCAGCACGTACCGGGTCGCCGTGCCCTCCGCCGAACTGGACGCGGCGGGGCACCTGGTGGCCGCGCTGCCCGGGGTCCGGCTGTGCATGGCGGTGACCGGGGAGGCCAATCTGCTGGTGTCGACCTGGGCGCGCTCGCTGAGCGATGCCGCCGGGTTCGAGGTCCGCCTCGGCTCCCGGCTCGCCGGTGCCCGAATCCTGCGCCGTGATGTCACCCTGCTGACCGCCAAGCGGATGGGGCGCCTGTTGGACGATGAAGGGCGCGCCCGGGGGCACATCCCGGTGGACCATCACGCCTGA
- a CDS encoding MFS transporter: protein MSATDSPTDAPAAHPAPTEGRVRLDRAAKTTVGLLFLAWIVDYIDRLVINLALPHIGTEFGIDRTQQGMVLSAFFLAYAACQIPGGLLADRFGSKRILLWAMLIWSVFTALTGTAWSFAALVVIRVLFGAGQGVFPAAAMKAVAERTGSRERMTASGWISSSNSFGAVVAPLIAGPVIALWGWRMSFYAVAGLGVATFVLVQLLLPPVRPTAQTEAAGGGGGTRALLATPAMWLYVGMLFGYGMLAWGLNSWVPSYLQTERGLSLESSGLFTALPALFGGIAMILSGWCADRLKGRPAVLVAPSMTVAGVAVLAMTQAEGLVAFETLLCLAFAACTFCFTPIFAVPLRTLSTRLSGAASGMINFGGQSAGILVPMLMGYLADTYSFTVAFAVLALGAALTACLALLAPQTSETLRSRLGPAVRD from the coding sequence GTGAGCGCCACCGATTCACCTACCGACGCGCCCGCCGCGCACCCCGCGCCCACCGAGGGCCGGGTCCGGCTCGACCGGGCCGCGAAGACGACCGTCGGCCTGCTGTTCCTGGCCTGGATCGTCGACTACATCGACCGGCTCGTCATCAACCTCGCCCTGCCGCACATCGGCACCGAGTTCGGCATCGACCGCACCCAGCAGGGCATGGTCCTCTCCGCGTTCTTCCTGGCCTACGCGGCGTGCCAGATCCCCGGCGGACTGCTCGCCGACCGGTTCGGGTCCAAGCGGATCCTGCTGTGGGCGATGCTGATCTGGTCGGTGTTCACGGCGCTGACCGGAACCGCCTGGTCGTTCGCCGCGCTCGTCGTGATCCGGGTGCTGTTCGGCGCCGGGCAGGGCGTCTTCCCCGCCGCCGCGATGAAGGCCGTCGCCGAACGCACCGGATCCCGCGAGCGGATGACGGCGAGCGGCTGGATCTCCTCGTCCAACTCCTTCGGCGCGGTCGTCGCGCCGCTGATCGCGGGACCCGTCATCGCCCTGTGGGGCTGGCGCATGTCGTTCTACGCCGTCGCGGGACTCGGCGTCGCAACCTTCGTCCTCGTACAACTGCTGCTTCCGCCGGTGCGGCCGACCGCGCAGACAGAGGCCGCCGGGGGCGGCGGCGGAACGCGTGCGCTGCTCGCCACCCCGGCGATGTGGCTGTACGTGGGGATGCTGTTCGGCTACGGCATGCTCGCTTGGGGCCTCAATTCCTGGGTGCCGTCGTATCTGCAGACCGAACGCGGGCTCTCGCTGGAGAGTTCGGGCCTGTTCACGGCGCTGCCCGCGCTGTTCGGCGGAATCGCCATGATTCTCAGCGGCTGGTGCGCGGACAGGCTGAAGGGCCGCCCCGCGGTTCTGGTCGCGCCGTCCATGACCGTCGCCGGTGTGGCGGTGCTCGCGATGACGCAGGCCGAAGGGCTGGTCGCGTTCGAGACGCTGCTGTGTCTCGCCTTCGCCGCCTGCACTTTCTGTTTCACGCCGATCTTCGCGGTGCCGCTGCGGACGCTGTCGACGCGGCTGAGCGGTGCGGCCTCCGGAATGATCAACTTCGGCGGCCAGTCCGCGGGCATCCTGGTGCCGATGCTGATGGGATATCTCGCGGACACCTACTCGTTCACCGTCGCCTTCGCCGTCCTCGCCCTCGGGGCGGCGCTCACCGCCTGCCTCGCGCTGCTGGCCCCGCAGACCTCCGAGACCCTGCGCTCCCGACTCGGCCCCGCCGTCCGGGACTGA
- a CDS encoding amidohydrolase, whose amino-acid sequence MTPSTSPAPACPVDPARLTLPAGTPADEGLPQLLPALGELYRDLHAHPELSMHETRTAEIIATVLRAQGWEVMEHVGTTGVVGTLTNGEGPTVLLRADTDGLPLAEDTGLPYASTDTATGPDGHEVPVMHGCGHDHHVTALLGATALYAADRTTWRGTLLAVFQPGEEIAAGAQAMVDDGFADRFPRPDVCLGQHVSPLPTGTVALRPGTTMSAADSFRIRLFGSGGHGSQPELTVDPIVLGAHVVTRLQTVVSREIAAQDAAVVTVGSFRAGHKENIIPDSAELKVNVRTFDPEVRERVLAAIERIVRGEAQTAGAPREPEFEPLNAFPLTVNDDDATERARAALLAVYGEEGVQHMARPLSGSEDFGIFGTTLDCPSVFWMWGSFDPKLYEGEDPTRPRPGIPGNHSPRFAPQAEPVIEYGVRGLRAVAAEFNGPGA is encoded by the coding sequence ATGACCCCCTCCACGTCACCCGCCCCCGCCTGCCCGGTCGATCCCGCCCGGCTCACGCTGCCCGCCGGCACCCCCGCCGACGAGGGGCTGCCGCAGCTGCTGCCCGCCCTGGGCGAGCTCTACCGGGACCTGCACGCCCACCCCGAGCTGTCGATGCACGAGACCCGCACCGCCGAGATCATCGCGACCGTGCTGCGCGCGCAGGGCTGGGAGGTCATGGAGCACGTCGGCACCACCGGCGTCGTCGGCACGCTCACCAACGGCGAGGGCCCCACGGTCCTGCTCCGCGCCGACACCGACGGGCTGCCGCTGGCCGAGGACACGGGCCTGCCCTACGCGTCGACCGACACCGCGACGGGGCCCGACGGCCACGAGGTGCCGGTGATGCACGGCTGCGGCCACGACCACCACGTCACCGCGCTGCTCGGCGCGACCGCCCTGTACGCGGCGGACCGCACCACCTGGCGCGGCACGCTGCTCGCCGTCTTCCAGCCCGGCGAGGAGATCGCGGCGGGCGCGCAGGCCATGGTCGACGACGGCTTCGCGGACCGCTTCCCGCGCCCGGACGTCTGCCTCGGCCAGCACGTCAGCCCGCTGCCGACCGGCACGGTCGCGCTGCGCCCCGGCACGACCATGTCGGCCGCGGACAGCTTCCGCATCCGCCTGTTCGGCTCCGGGGGACACGGCTCGCAGCCCGAGCTGACGGTCGACCCGATCGTGCTCGGCGCGCACGTGGTGACCCGTTTGCAGACGGTGGTGTCCCGGGAGATCGCGGCCCAGGACGCGGCCGTGGTGACGGTCGGCTCGTTCCGGGCGGGACACAAGGAGAACATCATCCCGGACAGCGCCGAACTCAAGGTCAACGTCCGGACCTTCGACCCCGAGGTACGCGAGCGGGTCCTCGCCGCGATCGAGCGGATCGTCCGTGGCGAGGCGCAGACCGCGGGCGCGCCGCGCGAGCCGGAGTTCGAGCCGCTCAACGCCTTCCCGCTCACCGTCAACGACGACGACGCCACCGAGCGCGCACGCGCCGCCCTGCTGGCGGTCTACGGGGAGGAGGGCGTCCAGCACATGGCGCGCCCGCTCTCCGGCAGCGAGGACTTCGGCATCTTCGGCACGACCCTCGACTGCCCGTCGGTGTTCTGGATGTGGGGCAGCTTCGACCCCAAGCTCTACGAGGGTGAGGACCCGACGCGGCCGCGCCCTGGCATCCCCGGCAACCACTCGCCGCGCTTCGCCCCGCAGGCGGAGCCGGTCATCGAGTACGGGGTGCGCGGGCTGCGCGCGGTGGCCGCCGAGTTCAACGGCCCGGGGGCGTGA
- a CDS encoding SDR family oxidoreductase: MHVFITGGTGLIGSAVVAELLAAGHTVTALARSDASAEKATAAGAGVLLGGLTDLDVLRSGAEQADGVVHLAFTNDFSSPEALARSVSEEGAALAALGDALIGSEKPLVTVSGTPWVPGRASTEEDPLPTDGPVGGRGVSVGRALDLASRGVRSSAIRLPRTVHNQGDGGFAGMLTQIARRTGVAGYPGDGTQRWPAVHALDAAVLFRLALEKAPAGTAWHAVADEGDAVRDIAAVVGRRLGVPADSVPEENFGPLGPIFATDQPSSSAHTRAALGWQPTHPGLLEELEKIEP, translated from the coding sequence ATGCATGTCTTCATCACCGGCGGTACGGGCCTGATTGGCTCGGCCGTCGTCGCCGAACTGCTGGCCGCCGGGCACACGGTCACCGCCCTCGCCCGCTCCGACGCCTCCGCCGAGAAGGCCACCGCGGCCGGCGCGGGCGTGCTCCTCGGTGGGCTCACCGATCTCGACGTGCTGCGCAGCGGCGCCGAACAGGCGGACGGTGTCGTCCATCTCGCCTTCACCAACGACTTCAGCTCACCCGAGGCGCTCGCGCGTTCGGTGTCCGAGGAGGGCGCCGCGCTCGCGGCACTCGGCGACGCGCTCATCGGCTCCGAGAAGCCGCTGGTCACGGTGTCCGGCACCCCGTGGGTGCCGGGGCGGGCCTCGACCGAGGAGGACCCGCTGCCCACCGACGGGCCGGTCGGCGGGCGCGGCGTGTCGGTGGGGCGCGCCCTCGACCTCGCCTCGCGCGGTGTACGCAGCTCGGCGATCCGGCTGCCGCGCACCGTTCACAACCAGGGCGACGGCGGATTCGCCGGGATGCTCACGCAGATCGCCCGCCGCACCGGAGTCGCCGGCTACCCCGGCGACGGTACGCAGCGCTGGCCCGCCGTCCACGCCCTCGACGCCGCCGTCCTGTTCAGGCTCGCCCTGGAGAAGGCCCCTGCCGGCACCGCGTGGCACGCCGTGGCCGACGAGGGCGATGCCGTACGGGACATCGCCGCGGTCGTCGGGCGGCGGCTCGGGGTCCCTGCGGATTCCGTGCCGGAGGAGAACTTCGGTCCGCTCGGGCCGATCTTCGCGACCGATCAGCCGTCGAGCAGCGCGCACACCCGCGCCGCTCTCGGCTGGCAGCCGACCCACCCGGGGCTGCTCGAGGAACTGGAGAAGATCGAGCCCTGA
- a CDS encoding TetR/AcrR family transcriptional regulator: MPRWKPDARQRLVVAALTLFAEQGYDDTTVAQIAERAELTRSTFHRHFADKREILTAGQKTLSRLLVEGITEAPDDATPVAAVAAGLERASGEMTSFNRELSPLLHAAIEANEELQERNALKSIGMAAAMVEALRRRDVPEPTAQVAAELGVLAFKLGFASWGDPARDETPGDLAPLVLAALDELRAAATGLR; this comes from the coding sequence ATGCCGAGATGGAAGCCGGATGCCCGGCAGCGCCTGGTCGTGGCGGCGCTGACCCTGTTCGCCGAGCAGGGCTACGACGACACGACGGTCGCCCAGATCGCTGAGCGCGCGGAGCTCACCCGCAGCACGTTCCACCGGCACTTCGCCGACAAGCGGGAGATCCTCACCGCAGGGCAGAAGACCCTCAGTCGCCTGCTGGTCGAGGGCATCACAGAAGCCCCCGACGACGCGACCCCGGTCGCGGCCGTCGCGGCGGGCCTTGAGCGCGCCTCGGGCGAGATGACCTCGTTCAACCGCGAGCTGAGCCCGCTGCTGCACGCGGCGATCGAGGCGAACGAGGAGTTGCAGGAGCGCAACGCGCTGAAGAGCATCGGCATGGCCGCCGCCATGGTCGAGGCACTGCGCCGCCGCGACGTCCCGGAACCCACGGCGCAGGTCGCCGCGGAACTCGGCGTCCTCGCCTTCAAACTCGGCTTCGCCTCATGGGGCGACCCCGCCCGCGACGAAACCCCCGGCGACCTGGCACCCCTCGTACTGGCCGCCCTGGACGAACTGCGCGCGGCGGCGACGGGGCTCCGCTAG
- a CDS encoding CocE/NonD family hydrolase yields MTSQDALKAPSAPCPLHADGTLWRRPLTVPMRDGARLSADLYTAGSDPEPPPLPVLLERTPYGKREQRGSDQDRHDAPVPRPEDIARHFTDAGYHVVRQDCRGRGESEGTFVKYLGEGPDGADTVEWIRAQPWCDGRVVMTGVSYSAHVQAAAAAEAPAGLAAMFQDSGGFASAYEAGMRMGGAFELKQATWALRHGANSPEAAADPVLAEEMRRLDVAGWFTALPWRPGSSPLRHLPAYEAFLLEQWREDAFGDYYRNPALYGRGSYDRFPDVPSLHMGSWYDPYVRSTIENFTELRARKEAPAYLVMGPWTHGHRCETFSGDVDFGPAATLSGNLAESYLAFRSRWFDQALGRKVSHPDTFPAVQYFLMGGGDGRRDAAGRMRHGGAWRTDTAWPPSGTRPVSLYLHADGALSPAPPTAAEASVAYDFDPRNPVPTMGGQVTSGEPVMTGGAYDQNAPDARTFGATEPYLPLDTRPDVISVLTPPLDRDVVLAGPVSVRLHVSSSAPDTDFTVKLIDQYPPNPDHPHGFAMNLTDGIFRCRFHRSFERPEPLVPGEVYEIEVTAPDTANRFAAGHRIRLDVSSSNFPRFDVNTNTGEPEAATRRSAIAVNRVHMDAVRPSALRVWVEGGADALS; encoded by the coding sequence GTGACCTCGCAAGACGCCCTCAAAGCCCCCAGCGCCCCCTGCCCGTTGCACGCCGACGGCACGCTGTGGCGCAGGCCCCTGACCGTCCCCATGCGCGACGGTGCCCGCCTCTCCGCGGACCTCTACACCGCCGGATCCGACCCCGAACCCCCGCCGCTGCCGGTGCTGTTGGAGCGGACCCCGTACGGCAAGCGCGAGCAGCGCGGTTCGGACCAGGACCGCCACGACGCCCCGGTGCCTCGGCCCGAGGACATCGCACGGCACTTCACGGACGCCGGTTACCACGTCGTGCGGCAGGACTGCCGTGGGCGCGGGGAGTCGGAGGGGACGTTCGTGAAGTACCTCGGGGAGGGCCCGGACGGCGCCGACACCGTCGAGTGGATACGGGCGCAGCCGTGGTGCGACGGCCGGGTGGTGATGACCGGGGTGTCCTACTCCGCGCACGTCCAGGCCGCCGCGGCGGCGGAGGCCCCGGCCGGTCTCGCGGCGATGTTCCAGGACTCGGGCGGCTTCGCGTCGGCGTACGAGGCGGGCATGCGGATGGGCGGCGCCTTCGAGTTGAAGCAGGCCACGTGGGCGCTGCGGCACGGCGCGAACAGCCCGGAGGCGGCGGCCGATCCGGTCCTGGCGGAGGAGATGCGCCGCCTGGACGTGGCGGGCTGGTTCACCGCGCTGCCGTGGCGGCCGGGCTCGTCGCCGCTGCGGCATCTTCCGGCGTACGAGGCGTTCCTGCTGGAGCAGTGGCGCGAGGACGCCTTCGGTGACTACTACCGCAACCCCGCGCTCTACGGCCGCGGTTCCTACGACCGTTTCCCCGACGTCCCGAGCCTGCACATGGGCAGCTGGTACGACCCCTATGTCCGGTCCACCATCGAGAACTTCACGGAGCTGCGAGCGCGCAAGGAGGCCCCCGCTTACCTGGTGATGGGTCCGTGGACGCACGGCCACCGCTGCGAGACGTTCTCCGGAGACGTCGACTTCGGGCCGGCGGCGACGCTGTCCGGGAACCTGGCCGAGTCGTATCTCGCGTTCCGCAGCCGGTGGTTCGACCAGGCGCTCGGGCGGAAGGTGTCACACCCTGACACCTTCCCGGCCGTGCAGTACTTCCTGATGGGCGGCGGGGACGGCCGCCGGGACGCGGCGGGGCGCATGCGCCACGGCGGCGCGTGGCGCACGGACACGGCCTGGCCGCCTTCCGGGACGCGCCCGGTGTCCCTGTACCTGCACGCCGACGGCGCCCTCTCCCCCGCCCCGCCGACGGCGGCCGAGGCATCGGTGGCGTACGACTTCGACCCGCGGAACCCGGTGCCGACCATGGGCGGGCAGGTGACATCGGGGGAACCGGTCATGACGGGCGGCGCCTACGACCAGAACGCCCCGGACGCCCGGACGTTCGGGGCCACCGAGCCCTACCTCCCGCTCGACACCCGCCCCGATGTCATCAGCGTCCTCACACCACCGCTGGACCGGGACGTGGTGCTGGCGGGGCCCGTCTCCGTGCGGCTGCACGTGTCGTCCTCCGCGCCCGACACCGACTTCACCGTCAAGCTCATCGACCAGTACCCGCCCAACCCCGACCACCCGCACGGCTTCGCCATGAACCTCACCGACGGCATCTTCCGCTGCCGCTTCCATCGCTCCTTCGAGCGGCCCGAACCGCTGGTCCCCGGTGAGGTGTACGAGATCGAGGTGACGGCGCCCGACACCGCGAACCGCTTCGCGGCGGGCCACCGGATCCGGCTGGACGTCTCCTCCAGCAACTTCCCCCGCTTCGACGTCAACACCAACACCGGCGAACCCGAGGCGGCCACGCGGCGCAGCGCGATCGCCGTCAACCGGGTGCACATGGACGCCGTGCGGCCGTCGGCGCTGCGGGTGTGGGTGGAGGGCGGAGCGGACGCGCTGAGCTGA
- a CDS encoding AbgT family transporter: MSATARREVRPERPPTGGGGSRLLDFIERAGNALPHPFWLFWIMAGVVAVVSWVLAAAGAQVADPSKDGTIAVRSAISADAVRDLVNGAVDNFVTFGPLGTVLVVMLGVAVAERAGLFEALARRMLAGVSPRWVTLGVALCGVLCKFLSDSAYVVLIPLGAMAFRAVGRSPMLGMIVAFVSINAAGDANPLITSSDVLYASVATEAAHLVDADFVVRATDNVYFSTTSAFILACTVAFVTEKVLTKREHLLVPDADLEEKARQTVITAGIDDATEVRALKRTGLVALGYAVLLIAAMLPTDSPLRGKGGSIVESTLLNSVSVFVAMFFILIGYVFGKATGRIEGSRDVPALMAEGVRGIAPLLVLFLAVSQFLALFQWTNIATVLAVKGADFIEHLGVPTLVLFLLLLIAISLINLLITSGSALWSLVAPALIPMMMLLGTSPATTMALYRIADSCTNSISPMGTTFALAVGYLQTLRRKAGIGTLVSFTLPVAMAMLVVWVVLFFAWYLLGIPLGPGAAVR; the protein is encoded by the coding sequence ATGAGCGCGACCGCTCGCCGTGAGGTGCGACCCGAACGCCCGCCCACCGGGGGCGGGGGCTCGCGGCTGCTCGACTTCATCGAGCGGGCGGGCAATGCGCTGCCGCACCCGTTCTGGCTCTTCTGGATCATGGCGGGCGTGGTCGCGGTCGTCAGCTGGGTGCTAGCGGCGGCCGGGGCGCAGGTCGCCGACCCGTCCAAGGACGGCACCATCGCCGTGCGCAGCGCGATATCCGCCGACGCCGTCCGCGACCTCGTCAACGGCGCGGTGGACAACTTCGTCACCTTCGGCCCGCTCGGCACGGTGCTCGTGGTGATGCTGGGCGTCGCCGTCGCCGAACGGGCCGGCCTGTTCGAGGCGTTGGCACGGCGGATGCTGGCAGGTGTCTCCCCGCGCTGGGTCACGCTCGGCGTCGCCCTGTGCGGTGTGCTGTGCAAGTTCCTGTCCGACTCCGCGTACGTCGTGCTGATTCCGCTCGGTGCCATGGCGTTCCGCGCGGTCGGCCGCTCGCCCATGCTCGGCATGATCGTGGCCTTCGTGTCGATCAACGCCGCGGGCGATGCCAACCCGCTGATCACCTCCAGCGACGTGCTCTACGCCTCCGTAGCCACCGAGGCCGCACACCTGGTGGACGCCGACTTCGTCGTCCGGGCCACCGACAACGTGTACTTCTCCACGACGTCGGCATTCATCCTGGCCTGCACCGTCGCCTTCGTCACCGAGAAGGTGCTCACCAAGCGCGAGCATCTGCTCGTGCCGGACGCGGACCTGGAGGAGAAGGCCCGGCAGACCGTCATCACGGCGGGTATCGACGACGCCACCGAGGTCCGCGCCCTCAAGCGCACAGGACTCGTCGCCCTCGGCTACGCCGTTCTCCTCATCGCCGCGATGCTCCCGACCGACTCCCCGCTGCGCGGCAAGGGTGGCTCCATCGTCGAATCGACCCTGCTCAACAGCGTTTCGGTCTTCGTCGCGATGTTCTTCATCCTCATCGGCTACGTGTTCGGCAAGGCGACCGGCCGCATCGAAGGCAGCCGCGACGTGCCCGCCCTCATGGCCGAGGGCGTCCGCGGCATCGCCCCGCTGCTCGTCCTCTTCCTCGCCGTCTCGCAGTTCCTCGCCCTGTTCCAGTGGACGAACATCGCCACCGTGCTCGCCGTGAAGGGCGCCGACTTCATCGAGCACCTGGGCGTGCCCACGCTCGTCCTCTTCCTCCTGCTGCTCATCGCGATCTCCCTGATCAACCTGCTGATCACCAGTGGTTCCGCCCTCTGGTCGCTGGTCGCCCCCGCCCTCATCCCGATGATGATGCTGCTCGGCACCAGCCCCGCCACCACGATGGCGCTCTACCGGATCGCCGACTCGTGCACCAACTCCATCAGCCCGATGGGCACCACCTTCGCGCTCGCCGTCGGCTATCTGCAGACGCTGCGGCGCAAGGCGGGCATCGGCACGCTGGTCTCCTTCACGCTGCCCGTCGCGATGGCGATGCTCGTGGTCTGGGTCGTCCTCTTCTTCGCCTGGTACCTGCTCGGCATCCCGCTGGGGCCGGGGGCAGCGGTCCGCTGA
- a CDS encoding ArsR/SmtB family transcription factor has product MSIIIDVGGLGPADIAAGPSALSELMASLHILAEPEHHPEAAEWTARAAAVNPALRDELAVFAPLWARFRCRLFYPRALPVAADLREELAAIEDLPRTEFLGLVAPGVLGASARPAPAAHELRPGTEAAEEYVRQCRRRSHSRGDLAVELVADPDAFRARLLAVLRAADAAFFADDWRNLGPVLDDHAREVRRRLARPRPPVDVLTELLPTASRVGPGARIRLDKLQIDEVVVGRRPLVLVPSVRVWPHLVVKDEDPSCVVVQYAVRAAMPSGPGQLSLRALHDRLTALASPGRMELCRHLLGEPITTSELATRLGSTEPQVSRTLRQLREAGLVRSTRDGKLVRHRLATDVVRALGDDVLATVMR; this is encoded by the coding sequence GTGAGCATCATCATCGACGTCGGAGGGCTCGGCCCCGCGGACATCGCGGCCGGGCCCTCCGCGCTGTCCGAACTCATGGCGAGCCTGCACATCCTCGCCGAACCCGAGCACCACCCCGAGGCCGCCGAGTGGACCGCCCGCGCCGCCGCGGTGAACCCGGCACTCCGTGACGAACTCGCGGTCTTCGCCCCGCTGTGGGCCCGCTTCCGCTGCCGCCTCTTCTACCCTCGGGCGCTGCCCGTCGCGGCGGATCTCCGGGAGGAATTGGCGGCCATCGAGGACCTTCCCCGTACGGAATTCCTCGGCCTCGTCGCACCCGGCGTGCTCGGTGCCAGCGCCCGACCCGCCCCCGCCGCCCACGAACTGCGCCCCGGCACCGAGGCCGCCGAGGAGTACGTACGCCAGTGCCGGCGGCGCTCGCACTCCAGGGGTGACCTGGCCGTCGAACTGGTCGCGGACCCGGACGCGTTCCGCGCACGGCTCCTCGCGGTCCTGCGCGCCGCCGACGCCGCGTTCTTCGCCGACGACTGGCGCAATCTGGGCCCCGTACTCGACGACCACGCCCGTGAGGTCCGGCGGCGGCTCGCCCGACCCCGCCCGCCCGTCGACGTGCTCACCGAACTGCTCCCCACCGCGTCGCGCGTCGGACCGGGCGCCCGGATCCGCCTCGACAAGCTGCAGATCGACGAGGTGGTCGTCGGTCGGCGCCCGCTCGTCCTCGTCCCCTCGGTCCGCGTCTGGCCGCACCTCGTCGTCAAGGACGAGGACCCGTCCTGCGTCGTCGTGCAGTACGCGGTCCGCGCCGCGATGCCCTCCGGGCCCGGCCAACTCTCCTTGCGCGCCTTGCACGACCGGCTCACGGCGCTCGCCTCACCCGGCCGCATGGAACTGTGCCGGCACCTCCTCGGCGAACCGATCACCACCTCCGAACTGGCCACCCGCCTGGGCTCCACCGAACCCCAGGTCTCCCGCACACTGCGCCAACTCCGCGAGGCGGGCCTGGTCCGCTCGACCCGCGACGGCAAACTCGTCCGCCACCGACTGGCGACGGACGTCGTACGCGCGTTGGGCGACGACGTACTCGCGACGGTGATGCGCTGA